Proteins from a genomic interval of Capsicum annuum cultivar UCD-10X-F1 chromosome 4, UCD10Xv1.1, whole genome shotgun sequence:
- the LOC107869626 gene encoding glucan endo-1,3-beta-glucosidase 6-like: MYKNISSLWIGLFMSVIFLCGAIQVGAFLGINWGRAAGQNFVPSMVVDLLLQNGITDMRIFQPSFHVLDAFADTNIGVTITLQVNFLKNVKRQKQMDNFIYERIKFYSDKGVKFRYVYVGNEPFIKTTNQNRLVNGDVNFLNMTRYALDTFNFTDIKVTTPHFLDCLINVTKPSEGDFREDIKEKMIEMVDFIDKNSGPFVLNIFPIHTVFRYGFDLEFAFFDNKSKFKVVDGNNTYNNLFTFVYDTLVSALTKAGHGNMDIVIGQIGWPTDGYISANEENAERFYRGLFQYMSRKEGTPLRPNRDISMYLLSLTDETRNTLEYGAYMRHWGIYKLDGIPKYKIDFTMQDRDIKPTVAKGTVYMPKRWCVFDGRTDHNETLVLQDYKYACDDSDCSSFGAGASCDNLSFPQKVSYAYNMRYQMENQDQRKCNMIGGVITTVNPSTPDCEFPIEILTAEIVDGGNAVTKRY; encoded by the exons ATGTACAAAAACATAAGTTCATTATGGATAGGTTTGTTCATGTCGGTGATATTCTTGTGTGGTGCGATTCAGGTAGGCGCCTTTTTGGGGATAAATTGGGGGAGAGCGGCAGGACAAAATTTTGTTCCGTCGATGGTGGTGGATTTACTATTACAGAATGGAATTACAGATATGAGAATTTTTCAACCAAGTTTTCACGTTCTTGATGCTTTTGCAGACACCAATATTGGTGTGACCATCACCTTACAagtcaactttttaaaaaatgtcaAGAGACAAAAACAAATGGACAACTTTATTTATGAACGTATCAAGTTTTATTCCGACAAAGGAGTTAAATTCAG GTATGTGTACGTGGGGAACGAACCCTTTAtcaaaacaacaaatcaaaatagatTAGTTAACGGTGATGTCAATTTCCTGAATATGACCAGATATGCCCTCGATACTTTCAACTTCACAGATATCAAAGTAACAACTCCCCATTTCTTGGACTGCTTAATAAATGTGACCAAACCATCAGAAGGTGATTTTCGGGAAGACATAAAGGAGAAAATGATAGAAATGGTCGATTTCATTGACAAAAATAGTGGCCCTTTCGTTCTCAATATATTCCCAATCCATACCGTTTTTAGATACGGATTTGATTTGGAATTTGCTTTCTTCGATAATAAATCCAAGTTCAAGGTCGTAGATGGCAATAACACCTATAATAATCTCTTCACTTTCGTATATGATACCCTTGTTTCAGCTCTAACAAAGGCAGGTCATGGTAATATGGACATTGTTATTGGACAAATTGGTTGGCCTACAGATGGATACATTAGTGCAAATGAAGAAAATGCTGAAAGATTTTACCGTGGCCTTTTTCAATATATGTCTAGGAAAGAAGGAACTCCACTACGCCCTAATAGGGATATAAGTATGTATCTCCTTTCCTTGACAGATGAAACTAGGAATACTCTAGAATATGGCGCTTATATGCGACACTGGGGTATCTATAAACTCGATGGTATACCCAAGTACAAAATTGATTTCACGATGCAAGATCGAGATATCAAACCTACCGTTGCCAAAG GTACTGTATACATGCCAAAAAGATGGTGTGTGTTTGATGGTAGAACCGATCACAACGAGACACTAGTGTTGCAAGATTACAAGTACGCCTGTGATGATTCCGACTGCAGTTCTTTTGGCGCTGGTGCTTCGTGTGATAACCTTAGTTTCCCTCAGAAGGTCTCATATGCATATAATATGCGTTACCAAATGGAAAATCAAGATCAGCGGAAATGCAATATGATAGGAGGTGTGATCACCACAGTTAATCCTTCAACTCCAGATTGTGAGTTCCCAATAGAGATCTTAACTGCAGAGATTGTAGATGGTGGAAATGCAGTAACAAAAAGATATTAG